In the genome of Anabaena cylindrica PCC 7122, the window CTATTCTCTGAATGGGAATCAAGGCTTTATCCTCACCCATACGTGAACTTTTACCACCGGCTAATATTATGACGCTTAAATCAGTCATGGATAGATTATAATTTAGGGTCATATATAATTATGATATAGCAAGATATCCGTGTTCTACCAGTTGAATTGAAATTAACTTATTTATGGATTGAGGTTAATACAAATGACACAGGAATTAATTGATCTTAGAAATAGCATTTTGCAAGGACATTATGCAGATGCTTTAGCAATTGTGGATGAATTAGAAGGAATGAGTAAACAAGCAATTCTGGGTAACATCCAATCTTACTTAAAGATTTTACTGATTCATTTGATTTTTAATCAAATAGAACAGAGATTAACAAATTCTTGGTCCGCTTCTATTCGTAATTCAATTAGAGAAATTAAAAAAGTAAATATTAGCGATAATAAAAAATCTTACTATATCAATCAAGATGAATGGGAAAATTTCATAGAAGAGGAAGTAATTGAAGATGCCATAGCTGATGCCAGTTTGGAAGTAATGAATGGTATCTATAGCCAATTTCAACTTGCTGATCTCATCAATAGAACACAGCTAATTGCAACAGCTTTGAAGTTTTTGGCGTTAACTTATTCCTATTCAGCTAAAGAATTACCGACAATTGTAGCAGAAACATTAACTCAGCTACCAGGTGGTGAAGATTGGAAAGCAGGGAAAAGGTGAATACTTTCTATATTTTGTAGGGTGGGCATTGCCCACCATGTGTAGTATATACTACCACTAACCTCTATTTTGACTGCGCTGCACTTGTTCTAACAACTGCTCAACATTCGCTGGTGCGGGAAGACATTTTAAACCTTGACAGACTAAACCAACACTTCTCTCTGGTAAATCTGATACCATGGCAAAAGCAACAGTTGGTAGATATTTGTTGATTAATGATGTTATTTGTTCAGTACTCGTCCGAATTAAGGTTGAGTTATGATACCAATCTAAAGCAGTAAATAAACTAGGACAAGCTTGAGGAGAATTACTCATTACACCCTTAAAGGCTGTTAAACCTTGTTCAGCTAAATCGAGATAATGCAAATTATCAGTCAATAAAGCTAGACGCACTAAATTAGCGATCGCAATCCCATTGGCTGAAGGTGTAGCATTATCTATATAACTACGCTCTCGGACAATTAAATCTTGACTATTATCACTAGATGTGTTGAAGTAACCACCTAGTTCAATACTCCACAAAAATTCGTCAAATTCATCTTGGAGAGAAACAGCTTTTTCCAACCAATCAGAGTTCTGACTGGAAACATGATCAAGTTGTCCCAAAGTAGCTTGGTGTAAATCCAGCAATGCCTTAATAAAAAAAGCATAATCTTCAGATTGAGCCAAAACCGTCGCTTCACCTTCATAATTGAGTCGGTGAAAACGTCCATCGACAAACTGATGATCTAAGATAAACCTAGCAGCTTGTGCCGCTAATTCCAGATAATTTGGTTGTTGGAAAACCTCAGCAGCCCTAGCCAAACCAGAAATCATCAAGCTATTCCAGGCTACAATCATCTTAGTATCAGTCACCGCCGGAATCCGACCAGGCCAGTTAGTCTTTTTCGCTTCCTGATTATCTCGTGCCGGCGGAAAATTTGACAGTGACTCAGGTGTAGCACCATAACGAGCCGTAAACAACTTACTCAAAGCAATTTCCAGCGTTTGGCTTAATTCCCCTGGGTGTGACCTTTGTAAAACAATCTGTCCTTCAAAATTCCCGTTAGCAGTAACAGCAAACTGTTGTTGTAATTCGTTTAGCTCTTCAGTCGTTAACAGTTGTTGCAATTCCCTGTAACTCCAGACATAAAAAGCACCTTCTTCCGGTTCTATAGCTGTGGAATTAATGAAGCTATCAGCATCTTGAGCCGCATAAAAGTACCCACCCTGTGCAGTCATTTCCCGTTGTAACCATTTTACAGTTCCAGCCACAGCCCTCTCAAAAGCCGGTTCCTGTATTCCTCCACTCCACAAATTCGCTAGATATTCGATAATTTGACCATTATCATAGAGCATCTTTTCAAAATGGGGGACAGTCCAAGTGGGGTCAACAGTGTAACGATGAAAACCACCACCCACATGATCATAAATACCACCCAAAGCTAAATCTAGTCCCCGCTGAGTACAAACTTGCTGTCCATCATATTGAAATTGATAATTAAACCGAGTTCCGCGCAATGCAAATTCAGCATAGGGGATCATTGGAAAACTATTACCAACCTGCTTAGAAGTGATGATCCCCGTGCAAGTTTCCCAACCTTTCTGCAATAATTGATTATCTGCAACTTCCTGATTAGTAACCTTTTGCATTACCGCAGATGTCAGCAAAGCCTCAACAATTAACGCTTTGCGTTGGCGTAACTCTTCTTTTTCTGTATCGTAGTAACGGCGCAGAGCTTCCAAAACCTGTAAAAATCCAGGACGACCATAACGGGGATCTACAGGAAAGTAAGTTCCAGCGTAAAACGGGACTAAATCATCTGCCGCCAGAAAAACATTTAACGGCCAACCCCCCTGACCACTCATGAATTGCAACGTCTGCATATAGATACTATCAAGGTCAGGTCTTTCTTCCCTATCTACTTTGATAGGTAGAAAGTTGGTATTCATATATTGAGCAATTTCTAAATCAGAAAACGCTTCCCCTTCCATCACAGTACACCAGTGGCAACTAGAATAACCAATGGAGAGAAAAATCGGTTTATTTTGCACCCTTGCAGTTTCCAGTGCTTCATCACACCAAGGCCACCAATCAATCGGGTTTTCGGCGTGTTTGCGGAGATAAAGGCTTTTCTCTTCAGCAAGGCGATTAGTCATGATCAAAGCATCTGCACTTTTATCACCAGTCTAGCCTAGGGACTGGTGATTGGGGACTGGGGATTGGAGATTGGAGAGACTGCATTTATGTTTCTTCTGCGCCCTGCCTCCGTCCTAGCTCTTTACTTGAAAAAGTGAATCGTTGAACCGATAACAGCCGGTGGTATTTCTGTGACAGGTGATATAGTCTTTCGAGGAATTTGAGTACTAGCGTTTAGTCCAGCAATCAGATGCAGTAAAAAGGTGATTAAAGCAGCTTGTATAAATCTTTCTAGCATAGTACTTCTCTCTCTCTTGATGAATAGCATTTCAAGTAAGATTGGTTATTCTAAATACACCTCTTACTCCCGGTTTACCGGATTTGCTAAATATGTCCGGATAATTAACCAAAAAAAATGTGAAAAAATGTGAAAAAAGTTACTAACACCTGAAAAATAATTTCAACTAATCTGCGATCGCCAAATGAAAACAAAGCAGTGGAATAAGTTACATAGTTAAGGTGCAGTGTACAAAGGGCAGAACAGGACCTAATTTTCCTTTCATCTGGCTTCTTTTCAACTCACCATACCCACTTAGACACCTATCACCATCAAAAAGTGCCTGAGAAATTTTTGATTTGAGATATCTGATTGTAGACTGACCTTTCAGCCGAATCCGCTTGCTGAGAACCGATTAGGAAGTAAAAATTTTTGATTTATGAAGATTTTGCCAAAGGTTAATTTAGCCGTATCAACACAAATAGCCTTTGTCGTCGATAGAATAAATGACAAATAGCTACAAATACGCTCAATGATTCCAATCGTTATTGAACAATCGGGTCGCGGCGAACGCGCCTTTGATATCTACTCACGGCTGTTACGTGAGCGCATTATCTTTTTAGGTCAACAGGTTGATAGCAGTCTTGCTAACTTGATTGTTGCCCAATTGTTGTTCTTAGATTCTGAAGACCCGGAGAAAGACATTTATATGTACATAAATTCTCCCGGTGGTTCGGTAACGGCAGGGATGGGGATTTTTGACACCATGAAGCACATCCGCCCTGATGTTTGTACTATTTGTACCGGACTTGCCGCAAGTATGGGTGCTTTTCTTCTCAGTGCTGGTGCTAAGGGTAAACGGATGAGTTTACCCCATTCACGAATTATGATTCATCAACCTCTAGGTGGCGCTCAAGGACAAGCGACTGATATTGAAATTCAGGCGCGGGAAATTTTATACCACAAAAAACGGTTGAATGATTATTTAGCTGAACACACAGGTCAGCCGATTGAACGCATTGCTGAGGATACTGAACGTGACTTTTTCATGTCTCCAGAGGAAGCCCAGGAATACGGTTTAATTGACCAAGTGATTGACCGTCACGCCGTCGGTATTCGTCCAATGGCTGTGGTGTAGGTGACAGGTGACAGGTAACAGGTGACAGGTGACAGGTGACAGGTGACAGGTGACAGGTGACAGGTGACAGGTGACAGGGGACAGGTGACAGGTGACAGGTGACAGGGGACAGGTGACAGGTGACAGTGAGGAGGAAAGGGAGTAGGTAGCAAGGGGGAAAACTCTTCTTCTGACTTCTGACTTCTGACTCCTGACTTCTGACTCCTGAACTCCTGAAATCCTGAAATCCTGAAATCCTGAACTCCTGAACTCCTGACTCCTGACTCCTGACTCCTTTTAAAACCCCGCAATAGGATCTGGCTGAGATTTAAGGTAGTTGAGAAAATCTAGTAACTCTTCTTCACTGAGTAAAGAACGTCCTAACTTACCGTAGGTTTTTTTGAGATATTCTCGCCCTTGTTCTTTCGTCCAGGCTAATCGTTCTATTTGTACATCTGTTTGAGCAATAACATCAGATAAATTAACTGGTTCATTTTTCTTCTTCCTGGTTCCTATCCCTGATGGAAAACCAATATCTTCTGGGGAAGAATAATTGCGTGGTGTAAAGGGTGTGACGTTACTAGCAGTGATTTTTGGTAAAGATTGATATTCAGGTTCTGGACTAAATGACATCTCCAGTTTTTCTGCTGCGGTATCCAGTTGTTCTCCTTTGGTGACACTTCCCGAAGTTTCTTGAGTTAAGAGTTGGTCGTAAATATCACTTGTGTTGTTGTATTCGATCGCAGGAGGTGAAGATATTTCTGTATTTTTAGTCATTGGCCATTGATTACTGGCAACCTCCTGGGAGGTGGGGACAGACTCACGTAAAGCAGTTGTGGTATTTGTAGTATTTACAGTTGTTTTGACTGGAATTGGGGAAATAGGTTTTGGGGAAAACGCTACTCTTCCCTCTCCCTCTGTCTCATTTGTGATTCCTAAAACCATGAATGCCCTATTTCTGGCCTGGTCTTCAGCGGCTTCTACGGTTTCTGCTGCTGCCATTCCAGTGGCGCGGGTAACGCCTTCAATTTGTAGGCTAACTCGGACGATATATTTTCCTTGGAAAATTTGTACTAATTCCGAAATAATGCTGCCATTGGGATACAAGCTCTGAAATTGAGCCAACATAATCATGCCACCCATCTAAATATGTTTAACTTTAGTTGTACTTGTAAGATTTCCAGGTACTTTTCACGCTATGATCGTTTGTCACGATTGTAGCAGTAGCTGTTTTTTGCAAAAATTTTTAGCTACTGTTGACTAAATCAGGGTGTTCTTCCTTTCAATGCTATACTAATTACCCAATTCGATATCTAGAAGTATTTTGTGGAAGTGCGCTCTAAATCTACAATAATAAAGATAAGGTTCGCCCTCATTGCAATTCACAACTGCTTACCTGATTGTTACCGATTCTACAGATGGTAAAGTTGGGTTAATAGGCAGTTTCTCTCAGTTAAATTTCAGATGATCATGGCGTGAAATTACCTTTAATCTAGACAATCAAACACCTGTGCCTTCCCTGGATACCTGCTTTTGGGTAACATCGAGAGTTGTGTAAATCAAACCTCTCAACAACCCATGGTGTAATTTACCTGGTGAGGCCAAGTCGAATATCAGGAGTGCCTTGTTAAGATTGGTTAGTTGAAGAAAGTTTCACCCAGGTGAATTCTGAGAGTATCGTGCAGTGAGAAGTCCGAGCAGAGTCTTACTCTGACAGGAACTTTGGCAGCCTTAGCTTACTTCTTTGCAGGAGTACGGGCAATTCGTTTGTAGCAAGTGTCTGTAAGCCGTGAGGGTATACAGGGAAGAACCAGATTAAACACCGGACACTTTAACGCCAATCACAGGACAGTTGCTACAACGGGGGGAAACTCCTGAAATGTAGCGGCTCCTCAAGTTGGGAAACTCTCCCATAGTGCTGGTTCCTGAACGGGGGGGAACCCCTGCACGCAGGTGTCCTCAAAAAATGATGTTTTGACCAAAGGTCGGTTCACTGCATGGAATTTTCAATCGCTACACTTCTTGCCAATTTCACGGATGATAAATTGGTAGCTCGTAAGGTTTTGGAAAAGAAACTGGGTTGTGAGGATGAAGACAGTTTAGAAAAACTTCACATTGCTTTGGAGGTGCTAGAAAAAATTGGGTTGTTGGTCAAGGAACGGGGTAAGTATCGTCGTGTATCGGAAGAGGGGCTAATTGAAGCTAAACTCCGTTGCTCTAGTAAAGGCTTTTGCTTTGCTATTCAAGATGTGGAAGGCTCTGAGGATATTTATATCCGTGAAAGCTATCTGAGTAATGCCTGGAATGGCGATCGCGTTTTGGTCAGAGTTCTCAAGGAAGGTAGTCGCCGACGTTCTCCTGAAGGTGAGGTAAAGCTGATTCTGGAGCGTTCCAATCACACTTTACTAGCACGGATTAAACAAGTAGAAGGGGGGTTCCGTGCTGTTCCTTTAGACGATCGCTTGCTGTTTGAATTGAAACTGCTTACAAACGGCTTGAAATTGGCTGAAGCTATAGACCACCTAGCCCATGTAGAAGTCTTGCGTTATCCTCTGGCTCAGTATCCACCTTTGGGTCGGGTTGTACAAATCCTTGGTAGTGATGCGGAAGCTGCTGCTGATATAGATTTGGTAACTTGTAAGCATGATTTATCACGTACTTTCTCGGATAATATCCTGGATGCAGCAGCTAAGTTGCCCAAAAAGTTACTGAAAGCAGATTTAAAAAACCGCGTAGATTTACGTAGTTTGTTCACCATCACGATTGCGGGGGTAAATGGTGACGATAAAGTAGTAGAAAATGCCTTTAGCTTGGAAAAAACCCCAAGCGAACCTTGGCGATTGATGGTTCATATAACTGATTTATCTCACTACATTCAAGCTGATGAAGCCCTAGATAGGGAGGCACTCAAGCGGGGACGGTCAGTTTATCTGGGAGAATTAATTTTGCCGATGTTGCCAGAAGCAGTGGCTGAACGCTGTTCTTTGGTATCGGGTAGCGATCGCCTAGCTCTCTCTTTTGTGATCACAATTGATCCCCAATCGGGAAAAGTGCTGGAGTGGGAAATTCAACCCAGCGTAATCAAAGTAGACACATCTGTAAGCAAACAACAAGCAGAAGCAATACTCAGCGGTGATGCACCCAAAATGTCTGCTGAGACTATCCAGATGTTACATGACCTAGCAACCCTAGCCAAAGCAGCTAAACAAGCTCGATTATCTCGCGGGAGCTTGCAATTAAATCTGCCACCAAGCCAAAATCCTTACTATGATGAAGGCTTAATGGGCGCTGTGGTAGTTAATGAAGTACCCGTGCGATCGCTCCTCTCAGAGTTAGTACTGTTGGTGAATGAACTAATAGCAGAACATCTCAACGCTTTGGGAGTTCCTGCCATTTGGCGAGTCCAAGGCACACCTGATCCTGAAGATGTTCAGGAAATGCTCAAACTAGCGATGAATTTGGGTGTGGAATTAACACTTGATCCAGAGTTAGACATTCAACCCCTCGATTATCAACATTTAACTAGAGCTTTCGCTGAGTCACCATCTGAGCAAGTTCTCACCTACCTGTTACAGGATACCCTCAAGCCATCTGTATACAACACAACTAGAGGATTACACTTTGGTTTGGCTCTACCACAGTACGTCCACTTTAGCGCCCCCCTACGGCGTTACCCAGATTTACTGATGCAACGGGTATATCATGCCTTATTAGAATACGGGCGCGATCGCCGCAACACCCGTGTCAAAGAGCGTGTCAACCTGCGCCATTCTTCCTCCCATGAAGAAATTAACTGGAACGTTCTCCCCCCAGAGTTACAACAAGAACTCCAAAGCGACTTAACTAGAGTACTCGTCCAGATTAACGACAGAGAAAAAGAAGTCCAAGAAGCCGAAGCTGATTTAGCAGGACTACAAAAAGCCCAACTGATGAAACAGCGCATTGGTCAAGTATTTCCCGGTGTAATTACTGGGGTGCAATCCTACGGCTTCTTTGTCGAAATCGAAGTTCCCGCTACAGAGTCAGAAATCGGCTCCCAGCTAAGTACACCCTTACGAGTAGAAGGACTAGTACACGTCAGTTCACTCAAAGATGATTGGTATGAATACCGAGCTAGACAACAAGCTCTATTTGGCCGCAAAAATCGCGCTTCCTATAGATTAGGCGATCGTGTAGCCGTACAAGTTAAAAGTGTTGATTACTACCGCCAGCAAATTGATTTAGTCACCGTTGGCCCCGATGGTGTAGTCAAAGGCTTGGGAATCAGCAATGAAGATACATCAGATATTTACTCACCAAACAACATGGAATCTTTTGACTTAGATCCCTATAGTGAGGATGA includes:
- a CDS encoding DUF29 family protein gives rise to the protein MTQELIDLRNSILQGHYADALAIVDELEGMSKQAILGNIQSYLKILLIHLIFNQIEQRLTNSWSASIRNSIREIKKVNISDNKKSYYINQDEWENFIEEEVIEDAIADASLEVMNGIYSQFQLADLINRTQLIATALKFLALTYSYSAKELPTIVAETLTQLPGGEDWKAGKR
- a CDS encoding thioredoxin domain-containing protein; translation: MTNRLAEEKSLYLRKHAENPIDWWPWCDEALETARVQNKPIFLSIGYSSCHWCTVMEGEAFSDLEIAQYMNTNFLPIKVDREERPDLDSIYMQTLQFMSGQGGWPLNVFLAADDLVPFYAGTYFPVDPRYGRPGFLQVLEALRRYYDTEKEELRQRKALIVEALLTSAVMQKVTNQEVADNQLLQKGWETCTGIITSKQVGNSFPMIPYAEFALRGTRFNYQFQYDGQQVCTQRGLDLALGGIYDHVGGGFHRYTVDPTWTVPHFEKMLYDNGQIIEYLANLWSGGIQEPAFERAVAGTVKWLQREMTAQGGYFYAAQDADSFINSTAIEPEEGAFYVWSYRELQQLLTTEELNELQQQFAVTANGNFEGQIVLQRSHPGELSQTLEIALSKLFTARYGATPESLSNFPPARDNQEAKKTNWPGRIPAVTDTKMIVAWNSLMISGLARAAEVFQQPNYLELAAQAARFILDHQFVDGRFHRLNYEGEATVLAQSEDYAFFIKALLDLHQATLGQLDHVSSQNSDWLEKAVSLQDEFDEFLWSIELGGYFNTSSDNSQDLIVRERSYIDNATPSANGIAIANLVRLALLTDNLHYLDLAEQGLTAFKGVMSNSPQACPSLFTALDWYHNSTLIRTSTEQITSLINKYLPTVAFAMVSDLPERSVGLVCQGLKCLPAPANVEQLLEQVQRSQNRG
- a CDS encoding ribonuclease R family protein codes for the protein MEFSIATLLANFTDDKLVARKVLEKKLGCEDEDSLEKLHIALEVLEKIGLLVKERGKYRRVSEEGLIEAKLRCSSKGFCFAIQDVEGSEDIYIRESYLSNAWNGDRVLVRVLKEGSRRRSPEGEVKLILERSNHTLLARIKQVEGGFRAVPLDDRLLFELKLLTNGLKLAEAIDHLAHVEVLRYPLAQYPPLGRVVQILGSDAEAAADIDLVTCKHDLSRTFSDNILDAAAKLPKKLLKADLKNRVDLRSLFTITIAGVNGDDKVVENAFSLEKTPSEPWRLMVHITDLSHYIQADEALDREALKRGRSVYLGELILPMLPEAVAERCSLVSGSDRLALSFVITIDPQSGKVLEWEIQPSVIKVDTSVSKQQAEAILSGDAPKMSAETIQMLHDLATLAKAAKQARLSRGSLQLNLPPSQNPYYDEGLMGAVVVNEVPVRSLLSELVLLVNELIAEHLNALGVPAIWRVQGTPDPEDVQEMLKLAMNLGVELTLDPELDIQPLDYQHLTRAFAESPSEQVLTYLLQDTLKPSVYNTTRGLHFGLALPQYVHFSAPLRRYPDLLMQRVYHALLEYGRDRRNTRVKERVNLRHSSSHEEINWNVLPPELQQELQSDLTRVLVQINDREKEVQEAEADLAGLQKAQLMKQRIGQVFPGVITGVQSYGFFVEIEVPATESEIGSQLSTPLRVEGLVHVSSLKDDWYEYRARQQALFGRKNRASYRLGDRVAVQVKSVDYYRQQIDLVTVGPDGVVKGLGISNEDTSDIYSPNNMESFDLDPYSEDE
- the clpP gene encoding ATP-dependent Clp endopeptidase proteolytic subunit ClpP, whose product is MIPIVIEQSGRGERAFDIYSRLLRERIIFLGQQVDSSLANLIVAQLLFLDSEDPEKDIYMYINSPGGSVTAGMGIFDTMKHIRPDVCTICTGLAASMGAFLLSAGAKGKRMSLPHSRIMIHQPLGGAQGQATDIEIQAREILYHKKRLNDYLAEHTGQPIERIAEDTERDFFMSPEEAQEYGLIDQVIDRHAVGIRPMAVV